In Fundulus heteroclitus isolate FHET01 chromosome 16, MU-UCD_Fhet_4.1, whole genome shotgun sequence, a single genomic region encodes these proteins:
- the LOC118556550 gene encoding uncharacterized protein LOC118556550 encodes MEEELKEIQKIFRRLAKIKCCIETKNKSRDDRQTLLEFAKESCKDEAVRLWLRDNAESEIFSKLVEMFQFLKEKIDEEEKNNHSNEVDITFVAHGAIRDSMMPASCLLPLPTISDVVLYSPWNCYLEANAAYGIATGKLQPVHRVFYCSPGRGCKSPNEKHQPEDLPNEWNSMKKAGNQKIPNIVVSPLRKPKDGAWERIEFLEDKHGKPGRNRIIIPFILPSIDPEEDIPLPVVTLALSLVLMFSRFQVVLHLTICLGKLSRRMKLDENTLKQQYSCTIDYTGMTSSEKMLASTFSSIISAVKRFVWGAESNAEAQEGAHERLSKAFKAMFG; translated from the exons ATGGAGGAGGAACTCAAAGAGATTCA AAAGATCTTCCGGAGGTtagccaaaataaaatgctgcatTGAAACTAAGAACAAGAGTCGTGACGACAGGCAAACATTGTTGGAGTTTGCAAAGGAAAGCTGCAAAGATGAAGCTGTTCGACTTTGGCTCAGAGACAATGCAGAATCTGAGATCTTCTCCAAACTGGTGGAGATGTTTCAGTTCCTGAAGGAAAAGATTGACGAGGAAGAGAAGAACAACCACAGCAATGAAGTTGACATCACCTTTGTGGCTCATGGAGCGATCAGAGACTCCATGATGCCAGCCAGCTGTCTGCTGCCTCTGCCCACCATCTCTGACGTTGTACTGTATTCTCCCTGGAACTGTTATCTTGAAGCTAATGCAGCGTATGGAATCGCCACAGGGAAACTTCAGCCTGTCCACAGAGTGTTTTACTGCTCACCTGGACGTGGCTGTAAGAGTCCAAATGAAAAGCATCAACCCGAGGATCTACCCAATGAGTGGAACTCCATGAAGAAAGCTGGAAATCAGAAGATTCCTAACATCGTTGTGTCTCCTTTAAGAAAACCTAAAGATGGTGCATGGGAGAGAATTGAGTTCCTAGAAGACAAACATGGTAAACCTGGAAGAAATCGTATCATCATCCCATTTATCCTCCCATCCATTGATCCAGAAGAAGATATCCCTCTGCCTGTGGTCACCTTGGCTCTGTCACTGGTGCTCATGTTCTCCAGGTTTCAGGTTGTACTCCACCTCACTATCTGTCTGGGGAAACTATCTAGAAGAATGAAGCTGGATGAAAATACTCTGAAGCAGCAGTATTCCTGCACCATCGACTACACAGGAATGACATCATCAGAGAAGATGTTGGCCTCCACCTTCTCCTCCATAATATCTGCAGTGAAAAGATTTGTCTGGGGAGCTGAAAGCAATGCTGAAGCTCAGGAGGGAGCACATGAGAGGCTGTCCAAAGCTTTCAAAGCTATGTTTGGTTAA